A stretch of the Macaca mulatta isolate MMU2019108-1 chromosome 16, T2T-MMU8v2.0, whole genome shotgun sequence genome encodes the following:
- the RPL27 gene encoding large ribosomal subunit protein eL27: MGKFMKPGKVVLVLAGRYSGRKAVIVKNIDDGTSDRPYSHALVAGIDRYPRKVTAAMGKKKIAKRSKIKSFVKVYNYNHLMPTRYSVDIPLDKTVVNKDVFRDPALKRKARREAKVKFEERYKTGKNKWFFQKLRF; this comes from the exons ATGGGCAAGTTCATGAAACCTGGGAAGGTGGTGCTTGTCCTGGCTGGACGCTACTCTGGACGCAAAGCCGTCATCGTGAAG AACATTGATGACGGCACCTCAGATCGCCCCTACAGCCATGCTCTGGTGGCTGGAATTGACCGCTACCCCCGCAAAGTGACAGCTGCCATGGGCAAGAAGAAGATCGCCAAGAGGTCAAAGATCAAGTCTTTTGTGAAAGTTTATAACTACAATCACCTAATGCCCACAAG GTACTCTGTGGATATCCCCTTGGACAAAACTGTTGTCAATAAAGATGTCTTCAGAGATCCTGCTCTTAAACGCAAGGCCCGACGAGAGGCCAAGGTCAAGTTTGAAGAGAG aTACAAGACAGGCAAGAACAAGTGGTTCTTCCAGAAGCTGCGGTTTTAG
- the IFI35 gene encoding interferon-induced 35 kDa protein — protein MSAPLNAALHALQEEQARLKMRLQELQQLRKELGDAPKDKVPFSVPEIPLVFRGHTQQDREVPKSLVSNLRIHCPLLEGSALITFDDPKVAEQVLQQKEHTINMEECRLRMQAQPLELPMVTTIQVSSQLSGQRVLVSGFPASLRLSEEELLDKLEIFFGKTRNGGGDVEFRELLQGSVMLGFATDGVAQRLCRIGQFRVPLGGQQVPLRVSPYVNGEIQNVEIRLQPAPRSVLVLNIPDILDGPELHDVLEVHFQKPTRGGGEIESLTVVPQGQQGLAVFTSESG, from the exons ATGTCAGCCCCGCTGAATGCC GCCCTCCACGCCCTTCAGGAGGAGCAGGCCAGACTCAAGATGAGGCTGCAGGAGCTGCAGCAGCTGAGAAAGGAGCTCGGGGACGCCCCCAAAGACAAG GTCCCATTTTCAGTGCCGGAGATCCCCCTGGTGTTCCGAGGACACACCCAGCAGGACAGGGAAGTGCCTAAGTCTTTAGTTTCCAATTTGCGGATCCACTGCCCTCTGCTTGAGGGCTCTGCTCTGATCACCTTTGATGACCCCAAAG TGGCTGAGCAGGTGCTGCAACAAAAGGAGCACACGATCAACATGGAGGAGTGCCGGCTGCGGATGCAGGCCCAGCCCTTGGAGCTGCCCATGGTCACCACCATCCAG GTGTCCAGCCAGTTGAGTGGCCAGAGGGTGTTGGTCAGTGGATTTCCTGCCAGTCTCAGGCTGAGTGAGGAGGAGCTGCTGGACAAGCTTGAGATCTTCTTTGGCAAGACTAGGAACGGAGGTGGCGATGTGGAGTTTCGGGAGCTGCTGCAAGGGAGTGTCATGCTGGGGTTTGCTACGGATGGAG TGGCCCAGCGCCTGTGCCGGATTGGCCAGTTCAGAGTGCCACTGGGTGGACAGCAGGTCCCTCTGAGAGTCTCTCCCTATGTGAATGGGGAGATCCAGAATGTTGAG ATCAGGTTGCAGCCAGCTCCGCGCTCAGTGCTGGTGCTCAACATTCCCGATATCTTGGACGGCCCAGAGCTGCACGACGTCCTGGAGGTCCACTTCCAGAAGCCCACCCGTGGGGGTGGGGAGATAGAGTCCCTGACAGTCGTACCCCAAGGACAGCAGGGCCTAGCAGTCTTCACCTCTGAGTCAGGGTAG
- the VAT1 gene encoding synaptic vesicle membrane protein VAT-1 homolog isoform X3, translating to MTKALLPALLGCSVSASLESLGGGLPFSFSRPHLRPELGRKDPSMSSVLLFSGLWEHEDMKKGAGDRVMVLNRSGMWQEEVTVPSVQTFLMPEAMTFEEAAALLVNYITAYMVLFDFGNLRPGHSVLVHMAAGGVGMAAVQLCRTVENVTVFGTASASKHEALKENGVTHPIDYHTTDYVDEIKKISPKGVDIVMDPLGGSDTAKGYNLLKPMGKVVTYGMANLLTGPKRNLMALARTWWNQFSVTALQLLQANRAVCGFHLGYLDGEVELVTGVVTRLLALYSQGHIKPHVDSVWPFEKVADAMKQMQEKKNVGKVLLVPGPEKEN from the exons ATGACCAAGGCACTCCTCCCAGCTCTCCTGGGTTGTTCTGTATCTGCTAGTCTTGAGTCCCTGGGTGGAGGGCTTCCGTTCTCATTCTCCAGACCTCATCTCAGGCCAGAACTTGGAAGGAAAGACCCCAGCATGTCCTCAGTTCTCCTCTTCAGTGGACTGTGGGAGCATGAGGACATGAAAAAGGGT GCAGGAGACCGGGTGATGGTGTTGAACCGGTCAGGGATGTGGCAGGAAGAGGTGACTGTGCCCTCGGTCCAGACCTTCTTGATGCCTGAGGCCATGACCTTTGAGGAAGCTGCTGCTTTGCTCGTCAATTACATTACAGCCTACATGGTCCTCTTTGACTTCGGCAACCTACGGCCTGGCCACAGCGTCTTGGTACACATGGCTGCAG GGGGTGTGGGAATGGCTGCCGTGCAGCTGTGCCGTACGGTGGAGAATGTGACAGTGTTCGGAACGGCCTCGGCCAGCAAGCATGAGGCACTGAAGGAGAATGGAGTCACACATCCCATCGACTATCACACGACCGACTACGTGGATGAGATCAAGAAGATTTCCCCTAAAG GAGTGGACATCGTCATGGACCCTCTGGGTGGGTCAGATACTGCCAAGGGCTACAACCTCCTGAAACCCATGGGCAAAGTCGTCACCTATG GAATGGCCAACCTGCTGACGGGCCCCAAACGGAACCTGATGGCCCTGGCCCGGACATGGTGGAATCAATTCAGCGTGACAGCTCTGCAGCTGCTGCAGGCTAACCGGGCTGTATGTGGCTTCCACCTGGGCTACCTGGATGGTGAAGTGGAACTGGTCACTGGTGTGGTGACCCGCCTCCTGGCTTTGTACAGCCAGGGCCACATCAAGCCCCACGTTGACTCAGTCTGGCCTTTCGAGAAG gTGGCCGATGCCATGAAACAGATGCAGGAGAAGAAGAATGTGGGCAAGGTCCTCCTGGTTCCAGGGCCAGAGAAGGAGAACTAG
- the VAT1 gene encoding synaptic vesicle membrane protein VAT-1 homolog isoform X2, producing MSAEREVTEAATVVAAAEAGAGEDASSPPAKTERMSDPQQPAASEVAAAAASPPPLRCLVLTGFGGYDKAGDRVMVLNRSGMWQEEVTVPSVQTFLMPEAMTFEEAAALLVNYITAYMVLFDFGNLRPGHSVLVHMAAGGVGMAAVQLCRTVENVTVFGTASASKHEALKENGVTHPIDYHTTDYVDEIKKISPKGVDIVMDPLGGSDTAKGYNLLKPMGKVVTYGMANLLTGPKRNLMALARTWWNQFSVTALQLLQANRAVCGFHLGYLDGEVELVTGVVTRLLALYSQGHIKPHVDSVWPFEKVADAMKQMQEKKNVGKVLLVPGPEKEN from the exons ATGTCAGCCGAGAGAGAGGTAACCGAGGCGGCCACTGTGGTGGCGGCCGCCGAGGCAGGGGCCGGGGAAGACGCCTCTTCGCCGCCTGCGAAAACCGAGAGAATGAGCGACCCCCAGCAGCCCGCGGCCTCGGAAgtggccgccgccgccgcctcgccGCCGCCGCTGCGCTGCCTGGTGCTCACTGGCTTTGGAGGCTACGACAAG GCAGGAGACCGGGTGATGGTGTTGAACCGGTCAGGGATGTGGCAGGAAGAGGTGACTGTGCCCTCGGTCCAGACCTTCTTGATGCCTGAGGCCATGACCTTTGAGGAAGCTGCTGCTTTGCTCGTCAATTACATTACAGCCTACATGGTCCTCTTTGACTTCGGCAACCTACGGCCTGGCCACAGCGTCTTGGTACACATGGCTGCAG GGGGTGTGGGAATGGCTGCCGTGCAGCTGTGCCGTACGGTGGAGAATGTGACAGTGTTCGGAACGGCCTCGGCCAGCAAGCATGAGGCACTGAAGGAGAATGGAGTCACACATCCCATCGACTATCACACGACCGACTACGTGGATGAGATCAAGAAGATTTCCCCTAAAG GAGTGGACATCGTCATGGACCCTCTGGGTGGGTCAGATACTGCCAAGGGCTACAACCTCCTGAAACCCATGGGCAAAGTCGTCACCTATG GAATGGCCAACCTGCTGACGGGCCCCAAACGGAACCTGATGGCCCTGGCCCGGACATGGTGGAATCAATTCAGCGTGACAGCTCTGCAGCTGCTGCAGGCTAACCGGGCTGTATGTGGCTTCCACCTGGGCTACCTGGATGGTGAAGTGGAACTGGTCACTGGTGTGGTGACCCGCCTCCTGGCTTTGTACAGCCAGGGCCACATCAAGCCCCACGTTGACTCAGTCTGGCCTTTCGAGAAG gTGGCCGATGCCATGAAACAGATGCAGGAGAAGAAGAATGTGGGCAAGGTCCTCCTGGTTCCAGGGCCAGAGAAGGAGAACTAG
- the VAT1 gene encoding synaptic vesicle membrane protein VAT-1 homolog isoform X1 translates to MSAEREVTEAATVVAAAEAGAGEDASSPPAKTERMSDPQQPAASEVAAAAASPPPLRCLVLTGFGGYDKVKLQSRPAAPPAPGPGQLTLRVRACGLNFADLMARQGLYDRLPPLPVTPGMEGAGVVIAVGEGVSDRKAGDRVMVLNRSGMWQEEVTVPSVQTFLMPEAMTFEEAAALLVNYITAYMVLFDFGNLRPGHSVLVHMAAGGVGMAAVQLCRTVENVTVFGTASASKHEALKENGVTHPIDYHTTDYVDEIKKISPKGVDIVMDPLGGSDTAKGYNLLKPMGKVVTYGMANLLTGPKRNLMALARTWWNQFSVTALQLLQANRAVCGFHLGYLDGEVELVTGVVTRLLALYSQGHIKPHVDSVWPFEKVADAMKQMQEKKNVGKVLLVPGPEKEN, encoded by the exons ATGTCAGCCGAGAGAGAGGTAACCGAGGCGGCCACTGTGGTGGCGGCCGCCGAGGCAGGGGCCGGGGAAGACGCCTCTTCGCCGCCTGCGAAAACCGAGAGAATGAGCGACCCCCAGCAGCCCGCGGCCTCGGAAgtggccgccgccgccgcctcgccGCCGCCGCTGCGCTGCCTGGTGCTCACTGGCTTTGGAGGCTACGACAAGGTGAAGCTGCAGAGCCGGCCGGCCGCGCCTCCGGCCCCTGGGCCCGGCCAGCTGACGCTGCGCGTGCGGGCCTGCGGGCTCAACTTCGCAGACCTCATGGCCAGGCAGGGGCTGTACGACAGGCTCCCGCCGCTGCCTGTCACTCCAGGCATGGAGGGCGCGGGCGTCGTGATCGCAGTGGGCGAGGGTGTCAGCGACCGCAAG GCAGGAGACCGGGTGATGGTGTTGAACCGGTCAGGGATGTGGCAGGAAGAGGTGACTGTGCCCTCGGTCCAGACCTTCTTGATGCCTGAGGCCATGACCTTTGAGGAAGCTGCTGCTTTGCTCGTCAATTACATTACAGCCTACATGGTCCTCTTTGACTTCGGCAACCTACGGCCTGGCCACAGCGTCTTGGTACACATGGCTGCAG GGGGTGTGGGAATGGCTGCCGTGCAGCTGTGCCGTACGGTGGAGAATGTGACAGTGTTCGGAACGGCCTCGGCCAGCAAGCATGAGGCACTGAAGGAGAATGGAGTCACACATCCCATCGACTATCACACGACCGACTACGTGGATGAGATCAAGAAGATTTCCCCTAAAG GAGTGGACATCGTCATGGACCCTCTGGGTGGGTCAGATACTGCCAAGGGCTACAACCTCCTGAAACCCATGGGCAAAGTCGTCACCTATG GAATGGCCAACCTGCTGACGGGCCCCAAACGGAACCTGATGGCCCTGGCCCGGACATGGTGGAATCAATTCAGCGTGACAGCTCTGCAGCTGCTGCAGGCTAACCGGGCTGTATGTGGCTTCCACCTGGGCTACCTGGATGGTGAAGTGGAACTGGTCACTGGTGTGGTGACCCGCCTCCTGGCTTTGTACAGCCAGGGCCACATCAAGCCCCACGTTGACTCAGTCTGGCCTTTCGAGAAG gTGGCCGATGCCATGAAACAGATGCAGGAGAAGAAGAATGTGGGCAAGGTCCTCCTGGTTCCAGGGCCAGAGAAGGAGAACTAG
- the RND2 gene encoding rho-related GTP-binding protein RhoN, whose protein sequence is MEGQSGRCKIVVVGDAECGKTALLQVFAKDAYPGSYVPTVFENYTASFEIDKRRIELNMWDTSGSSYYDNVRPLAYPDSDAVLICFDISRPETLDSVLKKWQGETQEFCPNAKVVLVGCKLDMRTDLATLRELSKQRLIPVTHEQGTVLAKQVGAVSYVECSSRSSERSVRDVFHVATVASLGRGHRQLRRTDSRRGMQRSTQLSGRPDRGNEGEIHKDRAKSCNLM, encoded by the exons ATGGAGGGGCAGAGCGGCCGCTGCAAGATCGTGGTGGTGGGAGACGCAGAGTGCGGCAAGACGGCGCTGCTGCAGGTGTTCGCCAAGGACGCCTATCCCGGG AGTTATGTCCCCACCGTGTTTGAGAACTACACCGCGAGCTTTGAGATCGACAAGCGCCGCATTGAGCTCAACATGTGGGACACTTCAG GTTCCTCTTACTATGATAATGTCCGGCCTCTGGCCTATCCTGATTCTGATGCTGTGCTCATCTGCTTCGACATTAGCCGACCAGAAACACTGGACAGTGTTCTCAAGAAG TGGCAGGGAGAGACTCAAGAGTTTTGCCCCAATGCCAAGGTTGTGCTGGTTGGCTGTAAACTGGACATGCGGACTGACCTGGCCACACTGAGGGAGCTGTCCAAGCAGAGGCTTATCCCTGTTACACATGAGCAG GGCACTGTGCTGGCCAAGCAGGTGGGGGCTGTGTCCTACGTTGAGTGCTCCTCCAGGTCCTCTGAGCGCAGCGTCAGGGATGTCTTCCACGTGGCCACAGTGGCCTCCCTTGGCCGTGGCCATAGGCAGCTGCGCCGAACTGACTCACGCCGGGGAATGCAGCGATCCACTCAGCTGTCAGGACGGCCAGACCGGGGGAATGAGGGCGAGATACACAAGGATCGAGCCAAGAGCTGCAACCTCATGTGA